The proteins below are encoded in one region of Paenisporosarcina cavernae:
- a CDS encoding PhoX family protein — MNKNKRVKTGVTAALALAISVPAWAPAEAFSPKHMKVESVQFNGMESPKTIDEMVQTYTTATVDVTYSNGKVTSYPLSYQSLFKSEDKVATVNGEKIPAGTPIDVNGQPIKDPSSPTGDYFVSDAPDSNSVLNPIGGKLYMVTHYEYQTIDKAGNSAYGLVPASMSLTTLNQSKKTGELTPKNVQKIDFSEVNGLWIPCNGSLSPWNTHLGSEEYEPDARAYLDPTSTTRSQVDTFGKLYFGEEDKANPYFYGYIPEISINKKGESSVVKHYSTGRFSHEMTKVMPDNRTLYFGDDGSQTAMFMYVADREKDLSAGTLYAAKFHQTGTKTGGSGDLEWIKLSHSTDKEVKAIIDSGITFEDIFESSDVPKEGFTAIKTYANNGKVEYLKLKPGQEKAAALLESRRYAALLGATTEFNKMEGLALNAQDHALYMAIADQSKGMEKDLTGKDPVDDIQLPKLKSGVTYQLNLLGNQKDRKGALIQSDYVAKSMKGLLVGEDLKAPDAYGNTANVDKIANPDNLSYSDAMNTLFIGEDSSAHTNNFVWAYNLETKELDRILSTPVGAESTGLFAADDRKGFSYIFSNFQHPGDEVAGKTITAVDKNALLEAVDEQIGINQTGGVGYISGLPSLRNTEKK, encoded by the coding sequence ATGAATAAGAACAAACGAGTGAAAACTGGAGTTACCGCAGCATTAGCATTGGCCATCTCTGTCCCTGCATGGGCACCTGCCGAAGCGTTTTCCCCTAAACACATGAAAGTGGAGTCGGTACAATTTAATGGGATGGAATCACCAAAGACAATTGACGAAATGGTTCAAACTTACACAACTGCTACAGTGGATGTAACATACTCGAATGGTAAAGTTACATCGTATCCTTTATCTTATCAATCTCTCTTTAAATCCGAAGACAAAGTAGCTACTGTAAACGGAGAAAAAATTCCTGCTGGTACGCCAATTGATGTAAATGGTCAGCCAATTAAAGATCCTAGCAGCCCAACTGGAGATTACTTTGTTTCCGATGCGCCAGATTCAAATAGTGTATTAAATCCAATTGGTGGAAAACTCTATATGGTGACACATTATGAATACCAAACAATCGACAAAGCTGGAAATTCAGCATATGGACTAGTTCCCGCATCCATGTCGCTAACCACATTAAATCAATCGAAAAAAACCGGTGAATTGACACCGAAGAACGTGCAAAAAATCGATTTCTCCGAAGTTAATGGTCTTTGGATTCCTTGTAATGGATCGCTTTCCCCGTGGAACACACATCTAGGATCGGAAGAATACGAACCAGATGCACGAGCTTATTTAGATCCTACTTCGACGACAAGAAGCCAAGTTGATACCTTTGGTAAGTTGTATTTTGGAGAGGAAGACAAAGCGAACCCTTATTTTTACGGCTACATTCCAGAGATTTCAATCAACAAAAAAGGGGAATCATCTGTTGTTAAACATTACAGCACAGGTAGATTCTCGCATGAAATGACAAAAGTAATGCCTGATAACCGTACGTTGTATTTTGGAGATGATGGAAGTCAAACTGCGATGTTTATGTATGTTGCAGACAGAGAAAAAGATTTGTCAGCAGGTACATTATACGCAGCGAAGTTCCATCAAACAGGAACGAAGACAGGCGGTTCAGGAGACTTGGAATGGATTAAATTAAGTCATAGTACGGATAAAGAAGTAAAAGCTATCATAGATAGTGGAATAACCTTCGAAGATATATTTGAAAGTTCGGATGTTCCAAAAGAAGGATTTACTGCGATTAAAACATACGCAAATAATGGAAAAGTCGAATATCTTAAGCTGAAACCAGGACAAGAAAAAGCAGCTGCACTGTTGGAATCACGTCGTTATGCAGCACTGTTAGGAGCTACGACGGAATTTAATAAGATGGAAGGTCTAGCGTTAAATGCACAGGATCATGCCTTATATATGGCAATTGCAGATCAGAGTAAAGGGATGGAAAAAGACCTTACTGGAAAGGATCCAGTGGATGATATACAATTGCCGAAACTCAAATCTGGTGTAACGTACCAGCTAAATCTGCTAGGGAACCAAAAGGATCGCAAAGGCGCGCTAATCCAGAGTGATTATGTGGCGAAATCCATGAAGGGACTATTAGTAGGGGAAGATTTAAAAGCTCCAGATGCTTATGGGAATACTGCGAATGTAGATAAAATCGCCAATCCAGATAATTTAAGTTATTCCGATGCAATGAATACATTATTTATTGGAGAAGATAGCAGTGCGCATACGAACAACTTTGTGTGGGCGTATAATCTGGAAACGAAAGAACTTGACCGTATATTATCAACACCTGTTGGAGCGGAATCTACTGGTTTATTTGCCGCAGATGATCGAAAAGGATTTTCATATATCTTCAGTAATTTCCAACATCCAGGAGATGAAGTGGCTGGGAAAACCATCACTGCTGTTGACAAAAATGCGTTACTGGAAGCAGTAGATGAACAAATAGGTATAAACCAAACAGGTGGAGTTGGATATATTTCTGGATTACCATCGCTTCGTAACACAGAAAAAAAGTAA
- a CDS encoding GNAT family N-acetyltransferase, producing the protein MIKKIVDNKKDYVDLLLLADESETMIGRYLDRGDMFVLEEDSVKCIAVVTDEGNGVVELKNLATTPSAQRKGYGKKMVQFLMNYFAEKADVMRVGTGDSPLTIPFYEACGFEYSHQINNFFTDHYPEPIFENGKQLVHMIVMEKRLR; encoded by the coding sequence TTGATAAAAAAAATAGTGGATAACAAAAAAGATTATGTGGATTTACTACTACTTGCGGATGAATCGGAGACGATGATTGGACGCTATTTAGATCGGGGCGATATGTTCGTCTTGGAAGAAGACAGCGTTAAATGTATCGCGGTCGTGACGGATGAAGGAAATGGTGTTGTGGAATTAAAAAATCTTGCCACAACTCCTTCCGCTCAGCGAAAAGGCTATGGCAAGAAAATGGTTCAATTTCTAATGAACTATTTCGCTGAAAAAGCGGATGTTATGCGAGTAGGAACCGGTGATAGTCCTCTTACCATTCCTTTTTATGAAGCATGTGGCTTCGAGTATTCTCATCAAATCAATAACTTTTTCACGGATCATTACCCGGAACCTATTTTTGAAAACGGAAAGCAGCTCGTTCATATGATCGTGATGGAGAAGCGGTTACGATAA
- the trpA gene encoding tryptophan synthase subunit alpha yields MTKHVLQRAIESQVENGNRAFVPYMMAGDRGLDRLKEELLLFQKAGATAVELGIPFSDPVADGPTIQAAGKRALENGITLKHVLQEVRKIRADVQIPLVIMTYLNPVLQYGLREFAQDCHESGISGVIVPDLPLEESDFLHDELRVFSIALIQLVTLTSPVDRMERIAKASEGFLYAVTVTGITGAKETFHENLADHVAMLKKVSPVPVLTGFGISTPAQVRELSHYADGVIVGSKIIEALQENDEQTITELIDAVKGRVEMKG; encoded by the coding sequence ATGACTAAACACGTGTTACAACGAGCAATTGAAAGCCAAGTAGAAAATGGGAATCGGGCATTCGTTCCGTATATGATGGCTGGAGACAGAGGACTCGATCGCTTAAAAGAAGAACTTCTTTTATTCCAAAAAGCTGGTGCAACTGCCGTCGAACTAGGAATACCTTTCTCAGACCCAGTGGCAGATGGTCCAACGATTCAAGCAGCCGGAAAAAGAGCGCTTGAAAACGGCATCACATTAAAGCATGTTTTACAGGAAGTACGAAAAATTCGCGCCGACGTTCAAATCCCACTCGTCATCATGACCTATCTCAATCCGGTCCTTCAATACGGACTTCGTGAATTTGCACAAGATTGCCATGAGTCTGGCATTAGTGGAGTCATCGTTCCTGATTTACCTTTAGAAGAATCCGACTTCCTGCACGACGAACTACGAGTCTTTTCGATTGCACTTATCCAATTAGTCACACTAACGAGTCCAGTAGATCGTATGGAACGAATTGCCAAAGCATCGGAAGGTTTCTTATACGCCGTGACTGTTACGGGCATCACAGGTGCGAAAGAAACGTTCCACGAAAATTTGGCGGATCATGTCGCAATGCTAAAGAAAGTCAGCCCTGTTCCAGTCCTCACTGGGTTTGGCATCTCTACACCAGCGCAAGTTCGGGAACTAAGTCACTATGCAGACGGCGTAATTGTCGGAAGTAAAATCATTGAAGCACTGCAAGAAAATGATGAGCAAACGATTACGGAGTTGATAGATGCTGTAAAAGGGCGAGTTGAAATGAAAGGATGA
- the trpB gene encoding tryptophan synthase subunit beta, which produces MVKLYNQPDEKGHFGNYGGRFIPETLMQAVIELEAAYEDAIKDDAFKKELSYYLRDYIGRENPLYYAERLTRKMGGAKIYLKREDLNHTGAHKINNTIGQALLAVRMGKRKIVAETGAGQHGVATATVCALLDLECVVFMGKEDIERQQLNVFRMELLGAKVISVDQGSGTLKDAVNEALRYWVSHVEDTHYIIGSVLGPHPFPKMVRDFQRIIGDETRRQIQEKEGRLPDAIVACIGGGSNAMGMFFPFIEDEDVKLVGVEAAGKGVHTDKHAATLTKGSVGVLHGAMMHLLQDEAGQIQEAHSISAGLDYPGIGPEHSYLQEINRVTYTSVTDKEALDGVQLLAQTEGIIPALESAHAIIHAAEMAKEMPSDQLVVVCLSGRGDKDVVTVRDALGGGSHD; this is translated from the coding sequence ATGGTGAAGTTATACAATCAACCAGATGAAAAAGGACATTTCGGTAACTATGGTGGCCGTTTTATTCCCGAAACACTGATGCAAGCAGTCATTGAGCTAGAAGCTGCATATGAAGATGCCATAAAAGACGACGCGTTTAAGAAGGAACTGTCGTACTATTTGCGGGATTACATCGGACGAGAAAATCCATTGTATTATGCAGAACGACTAACGCGCAAAATGGGTGGAGCGAAAATCTACTTGAAACGAGAAGATTTAAATCACACTGGTGCACATAAGATCAATAACACCATTGGCCAAGCGCTACTCGCTGTTCGAATGGGGAAACGGAAAATTGTCGCCGAAACAGGAGCAGGTCAACACGGTGTTGCGACAGCAACTGTTTGCGCTTTGCTCGACTTAGAATGTGTGGTCTTCATGGGGAAAGAAGATATTGAACGCCAACAATTGAATGTGTTTCGAATGGAGTTACTCGGAGCCAAAGTAATTAGCGTGGATCAAGGAAGTGGGACGTTAAAGGACGCGGTCAATGAAGCACTGCGTTATTGGGTATCCCATGTAGAAGACACCCACTACATTATCGGTTCCGTTCTAGGACCTCATCCTTTCCCGAAAATGGTGCGGGACTTTCAGCGAATTATAGGAGACGAAACCCGGAGACAAATACAAGAAAAAGAAGGACGTTTACCTGATGCGATTGTCGCCTGCATCGGTGGAGGCAGCAATGCAATGGGAATGTTCTTTCCATTTATTGAAGATGAAGACGTAAAATTGGTTGGCGTGGAAGCAGCGGGTAAAGGGGTCCACACAGATAAACATGCTGCAACTCTGACAAAAGGTTCAGTCGGCGTATTACACGGAGCGATGATGCATTTACTGCAAGATGAAGCAGGTCAAATACAAGAAGCACATTCCATATCTGCTGGGTTAGATTATCCTGGGATTGGTCCGGAGCACAGTTACTTACAAGAAATTAACCGTGTTACCTATACCTCTGTGACAGACAAAGAAGCACTAGATGGCGTGCAACTACTTGCTCAAACAGAAGGGATCATTCCTGCTTTAGAATCTGCCCATGCTATTATTCACGCAGCGGAAATGGCAAAAGAAATGCCATCCGATCAACTTGTGGTCGTTTGTTTATCTGGTAGAGGAGATAAAGATGTGGTGACAGTGCGAGATGCACTAGGAGGTGGAAGCCATGACTAA
- a CDS encoding phosphoribosylanthranilate isomerase: MTMVKICGLKEAEHVRAAVEAGADAIGFVFANSSRQITLSQAKNLIAEIPSHILVIGVFVNEDLHTIEEYANEIPLDYAQLHGDESIEFVESLRVPVIKAFSISSQEDVQRALNYPSDFYLFDTPGTTYRGGSGKAFDWNILANESIPKEKVILAGGLHADNVREAVQKIQPYMVDVSSGVETSKRKDTTKIHAFVQAVLDKER; the protein is encoded by the coding sequence ATGACCATGGTAAAAATTTGCGGACTCAAAGAAGCAGAGCACGTCCGTGCAGCGGTAGAAGCTGGAGCCGATGCAATTGGGTTTGTTTTTGCGAATAGTTCACGTCAAATTACCCTTTCGCAAGCAAAAAATTTAATCGCAGAAATTCCTTCCCATATTTTAGTGATCGGTGTTTTTGTGAATGAAGATTTACATACCATTGAGGAGTATGCAAATGAAATACCACTGGACTATGCGCAGTTGCACGGTGATGAATCAATCGAATTTGTGGAATCGCTTCGTGTTCCCGTCATTAAAGCGTTCTCGATTTCTTCGCAAGAAGATGTGCAACGAGCATTGAACTACCCGTCGGACTTCTATTTGTTCGACACTCCTGGAACGACGTATCGTGGTGGGTCAGGAAAGGCTTTTGATTGGAACATCTTAGCGAATGAATCAATTCCAAAAGAAAAAGTGATTTTAGCTGGCGGATTACACGCAGACAATGTGCGAGAAGCCGTCCAAAAAATCCAACCATATATGGTCGATGTATCGAGCGGAGTAGAGACGAGTAAACGAAAGGACACAACGAAAATTCATGCGTTTGTTCAAGCAGTACTAGATAAGGAGAGATGA
- the trpC gene encoding indole-3-glycerol phosphate synthase TrpC — translation MNILERILAVKQQEIRTYESPIYAELPLKVGIKKPSLYQQLLKAKELQIIAEIKRASPSKGAINEHIDPLQQAQSYEAAGASAISVLTDEQFFHGSIEDLRLVASNVSIPVLCKDFIIHTSQIDRAYLAGASVILLIVAALDDETFRDLHAYAVSLGLEVLVEVHSTQELTRALALSAQLIGINNRDLTTFQVDLQTTEDIAGHVPLPSDVVFISESGIRSTADATRVASAGVKALLVGETLMTTANVKQTVRSLQVPIGTEQ, via the coding sequence ATGAACATTTTAGAACGTATTTTAGCGGTGAAACAACAAGAAATCCGAACGTACGAATCGCCTATATATGCGGAGCTCCCATTGAAAGTAGGCATAAAGAAACCGTCTTTATACCAACAATTACTCAAGGCGAAAGAGCTTCAGATTATTGCGGAAATAAAACGCGCTTCTCCGTCAAAGGGAGCCATAAACGAACATATCGATCCGCTCCAGCAAGCACAGTCTTACGAAGCGGCTGGAGCTTCCGCGATTTCTGTTTTAACAGATGAACAGTTTTTTCACGGTTCGATTGAAGACCTACGATTAGTTGCGTCTAACGTTTCCATTCCTGTTCTGTGCAAAGACTTTATCATCCATACGTCGCAAATTGATCGCGCTTATTTAGCCGGAGCTTCCGTTATTTTACTAATTGTCGCCGCACTTGACGATGAAACATTTCGAGACTTACATGCCTATGCCGTTTCTCTAGGACTAGAAGTACTTGTAGAAGTGCATTCCACGCAAGAGTTAACCCGGGCACTCGCACTATCAGCCCAATTAATCGGCATCAATAATCGAGACTTAACCACGTTTCAAGTTGATTTACAGACGACGGAAGACATAGCAGGTCACGTTCCTTTGCCCTCTGATGTTGTCTTCATTAGCGAGAGCGGTATCCGATCTACAGCAGATGCGACACGTGTTGCATCCGCTGGTGTGAAAGCCCTTTTAGTTGGCGAAACGTTAATGACAACTGCAAATGTCAAGCAAACGGTACGATCCTTACAAGTACCAATAGGTACCGAACAATGA